tgccacaagtcgggctttatatctctctatattcccttgagagtcaagttttgttttgtagacccatttacagcctactgttttggctcctttaggaattgtctccaaatcccaaactttattcgcactcattgatctcatttcatcttccatggcttcaagccactttgatgaatgatcacttttcatggcttcttcaaatgagatgggatcatcctccatttgaaattcttcagtgttgtacacttcataatcagcaggaatagctgattttctaactctttgagaccttctaggggcctcctcatttggcacattttctgtttaaggctgttgttgctccccctcatgtgtggcaataggttctataggatcctgaggaacaggttcctcatcatcattcattgttgccacaggtgggataacaacaggtgctggcaccacagtgtcttgtactgtcaGTGCAGcaatagcaggtagtgagaaaaatggctcatgaattattggagtgggtgcatacacccgcttctcttcaaggttaatttctcgagctaccatgctccccctaatcattttattctctaggaagacagcgtgtctcgtttccacaaactttgtatgtctgtcaggatagtagaaacgaaaaccttttgacttttctaggtagccaatgaaatggcaactcactgttttgggatctagcttcccaatgtttgggttaaaaactttagcctcagtagggctcccccacacacgcaaatggttaagtgagcgtactcttcctgtccataactcatacggtgttttgagcaccgacttacttggtactctatttgagaatatgaatggtggtttttaacgcctccatccacagactcatcggtaaagtggagtaacttatcatactacgcaccatatccatcagggtacggttacacctttcagctactccattctgctaaggttcgcccggtgttgaatactgggcaactataccattctcctgtaagaaccttgcaaaaggtccaggaacttgtccatatggggtatgccgaccgtagtactctcccccatggtcagacctgactatcttaatctttaaatcatgctgattttcaacttctgctttaaatattttgaatttatccaacgcttctgttctttctttaattggataaatatagccaaagtgagagtaatcgtctgtgaatgttatgaatgaatcataaccatccacacttttcacaggaaaatgaccacatatgtctgtgtgaataatctgtagaattcctgcgcttcgtttggcatctttcttaattttctttacatactttccttttatgcaatctctacattgttctaaatctgagagctctaatggaggaagaatatcattcttaactagtctttctattctccccctcaaaatatggcctaaacgacagtgccataatttcgacaacgcatcatgagctctctttcgttttctatttgcattgttcgatgaggatacattttcattcacatcacatacggaattcacattttcacgaagtgataacaaataaagtttgtcttgtcggaaggcaagaccaatacatctattattaaacaatatctgacatttgccatttccaaagtggcaatcataaccatcatggtccaactttgatacactaatcaagtttctttgcaaagaaggtacataaagaacatctctaagaataagtatgaagccatcagcaagctctagaggaagatctccaacggcctcaatatctgcttgtactccatttgtgACTTTAATaaaactttcgcttctttacaaagttctcatcgaacggaatccctgtaatgaattagcaacatgaatagttgcacctgaatcaatccaccaagtagattttgaaaactttacatacaaggatttaTTTACAAATGTAatgatgttctcacctttatttttcataatcatctttaagaaatcgggacaattctttttataatgtcccgtcttcttatagtagagacactggtctttatccactgggaattgcttgttctgagactgttgcatgggaccctttccagatgacttggaggaagaactgttattatagttctttttcttatcttttaggtagttaacagtaccaccttgtgaaacttttattctttccttctcctgcacacacatggctatgagcttttctaaatcccatttttcaggctatatgttgtaattaacaacaaaggtatcaaattctttgggcaaagaagcaaaaatcaaatgaataagaaactcatccttgaatgccaaatccattggtttgagcttagatgtcaGATTACTCATTCTCAGTAtatgctctctaatgccactgtcgCCACCAGAGTATCTTTCTgttaccagctgcttgatcagctgggttgcatatgtctttgaagagccagtgaactgactctttattctttctaggtactctgtgaccatgtcacagtctggaattgagcccacaatagcaggctcaatcgtgttctttatcactgccaaacacttcttgttggcagtgaccaatttcctatgctcaaggtcataggacatctttacgggagcaaaatcctgctctctgttctgccatgcagcatcagtctcatctgtctctctcaccggtgccacaggttctctggggcacggtgtggtgacaacccagtccacctcagcgaggatgaaagccaggtctatctttttcttccactcaatatagttatcaccttttagagtggggatctctttgatacaactcatcaagttatatcctcctgaaaacacaattcaaatagtgtgagaacacaaataataacaacaataattacatgtcttagtttaacgttggtcaaaattaaaacatacaattattttatacattaaatctacatcaccgttgggcagaaatagaaataatgcataacaaaaaccataataacattaatattataatattgctattaatcaacgttggtcagaataacaacaatattataatcaatttaaaacatatcccttttcaaaattaaattctcccattggttcgaatttaataatgaaaattacatctttaaatacgcagcggaaacattaacattcaataatcatttttctattttctagaagcaactttactatttactgaacaaaaattatcgttggataaattttgtacagaaaattatcataaaaattcaattcaaattcatcaaattgttttctggaaaataagaaaatttaaaaactatGACTTTACTATTT
This sequence is a window from Miscanthus floridulus cultivar M001 chromosome 10, ASM1932011v1, whole genome shotgun sequence. Protein-coding genes within it:
- the LOC136487463 gene encoding uncharacterized protein; the encoded protein is MSCIKEIPTLKGDNYIEWKKKIDLAFILAEVDWVVTTPCPREPVAPVRETDETDAAWQNREQDFAPVKMSYDLEHRKLVTANKKCLAVIKNTIEPAIVGSIPDCDMVTEYLERIKSQFTGSSKTYATQLIKQLVTERYSGGDSGIREHILRMSNLTSKLKPMDLAFKDEFLIHLIFASLPKEFDTFVVNYNI